The window GAGTCTGGTTTATAGAAGGTGGACTGATGGCGTGGCCCTTTGGAAATCTGGTTTCTTCATAATGATTGTTTTGAAGACTCAAAGAGTTCTGTAAAGCTCCTTAACCGCTCTCGTTCTTTTTCGGGAGCGGTTAACATTTTATGAATGCGTCCAAAATAAGGAAGATAGGGCTTGACCGAGGAAAATATCAGCGACGCAAGAATAAAGTTCAAAATAAAAACAAAGGGGAAATGGACCGACGAACCCACAAGAGGGATGTTAAAGGGAAGGGGCAAAGCGATTTCACTGAACCATCTTTGCATCCATCCCAGAGCAAATGGTGCGGGCCAGAGGGATGCGGCTGAGTATGCCACGGAAAAGAAGAAGAGCCGCCCAAAAGCGTCATTTGCCCGTTCATTGGCTGACTTGTAGGCTTCTTTATTCCCTTCTTTTATGGCATCGATTGAAAGATTGTTCCACCTTACAAGATCTCCGTTTAACTTTTCGACGTATTTGCGATTAAAAAGGAAAGCGATCGAAAGAGTCGTCTGACCTATCACCACGCTTATCATGGCAAGGAGAAAGGTTCCTGCAAAGAACCCGGCAACTGGATCAGGGACAAGGCGAAAAAGTCCCATGAAAACAGGATCGATAACTCTATACAGGTCTTCCATTAAAATTCTCCTGAAAAGTTTTTACAGCGGGGCGGGAGCCAGATTCTCCCGCCTCGCTGTTTTCTTGCTACGGCAGAATGGACTTACCGAAGAAGCCTTCGCTAGTGTATTTAACGCCCACATAAAGGGCGAGCAGGACAAAGAGCCTTTTTAGCCAGATGTCGGGTATGTATTTTTGTGTCCTGGGTCCTATAAGGGATCCAACAAAAATACCCACCAATTCGGTTCCTATAAGAGGCCACCAGACTACGACGCCTTTCACCATGTAGTTAAATATACTGGTAACCATGCTAACAAGAACAGCGAAAGCGGAAGTTCCAGCGGCGATGAACATCGGGAGTTTTAGAATATCGGTCATTAACGGAACAAGCAAAAAGCCACCACCGACTCCTATCAGCGCTGAAATTGCCGCGATAACCATACCGCCCAGAGCAGCAAGCAAGAGGTTGAAGCTGAATTCGACTCCGTAAAAACTGATTGTGCATTGAGTTGGGTTAAGGCAAACGAGTCTAACACCTTCTCCAGAAGTAGCTCCCCTGCGAGCCGCTTCTTGGAATCGCTTTGCTGCTTCCTGAGTCTTTTTGCGGGCTTCTTGAGCTCTTGCTGTGGTGCCGTAATACATAAAACCGGCGACTACAAACACGATTAGTCCGAAAAGACCGGTGTAAGCCTTTGCTGTTACTTTTCCGGTTGTAACCCACGGGATTATGGTGGCTCCAATGATGGAACCCACACCTAGAGCGATTCCAAGAGGAAGGCAAAGTTGTCTCGCTCTGGCGTAAGAAATGGATGAAATGATGGCACTTAAGCCCACAAGGAACTGGTTGGAAACTCGAATGGTGTCGGTTATGAACTTATTTAAGGCTTTATTAGTATCCTTGAAGCTTTTGGCATAGTCCCCGAGGCCGAAGACCGTAATGTGACCAACTCCAGCCATTATTCCGCCAAAAGCTC of the Thermodesulforhabdaceae bacterium genome contains:
- a CDS encoding sulfite exporter TauE/SafE family protein: MRKRYKVILICSLVLLFAGWIGFIHVSLAQEKAGTISGVSKKLADIIAATPKCSTEVTKGCINPDAPRGYLDIPGAPKPSYLLAFLWALWVGWIFSTVGAFGGIMAGVGHITVFGLGDYAKSFKDTNKALNKFITDTIRVSNQFLVGLSAIISSISYARARQLCLPLGIALGVGSIIGATIIPWVTTGKVTAKAYTGLFGLIVFVVAGFMYYGTTARAQEARKKTQEAAKRFQEAARRGATSGEGVRLVCLNPTQCTISFYGVEFSFNLLLAALGGMVIAAISALIGVGGGFLLVPLMTDILKLPMFIAAGTSAFAVLVSMVTSIFNYMVKGVVVWWPLIGTELVGIFVGSLIGPRTQKYIPDIWLKRLFVLLALYVGVKYTSEGFFGKSILP